In Candidatus Paceibacterota bacterium, the sequence CAACCTGCATGAACCCAAACCCGCAACTCCTGTGACGCCCCTCAGAACGCTTTATCCCCTGCTCCTCATTTTCGTGGCCGGCTCAGCCTGCCTTCGAGCCGACGAAATCTACCTTCGCGCCAGCCAGATTGGCTACCGGCCCGGGGACACCAAGATAGCGATTGCTTTCGGAAAGCCAGCCCTGCCGGCTTCGTTCACCGTGATTGCGGCGGATACCGGGAAGGTCGTGTTTGAAGGCAAGGGGCAGCCCGTTGCCGGAGTGAAATGGGGCCAGTTTGAGAACCACATTGAACTGGATTTCTCGAACCTCAAGACGCCCGGACACTACGTGCTGCGCGTCGGTGAAGCCCAATCGCTGCCGTTCAGCATTGGCGACGGGGCCTACAGCGCGCTGCCGGATCAATTGCTCGAATTCATGCGCCAGCAGCGGTGCGGCTACAATCCCTGGCTCGACGCGGTGTGCCATCCGTTCGATGGCCGCACGGCCTACGGGCCGCTGACCAACGCCACGCATCTCGACGCCCGAGGCGGCTGGCATGACGCCGCCGACTTGCTGAAGTACCTGCTGACCTCCGGCAATGCCACCGCGCAGATGCTCCTGGCATATCAGTTGGCAAGACCCAGTACCGATCTCGTCAACGCGCTCGGTCAGCCGTATCCCAACGGCATCCCGGATTTGCTCGACGAGGCGCGCTGGGGCCTGGAGTGGATGCTCAAGCTCCATCCGGCGCCCGATCAGCTCTATCACCAGGTGGCCGACGACCGCGACCACACAGGGCGCCGGCTGCCGCACAATGAGATCGCCGATTATGGCTGGGGCAAAGGCGGTCCGCGCGTGGTGTATTTCGCCGACGGCCAGCCGCAGGGGTTGCGGGAATACAAGAGCGTCTCCACCGGGGTCGCGAACCTCGCCGGGCGTTACGCGGCAGCGATGGCGCTGGCCCACCAGATTTGGAAGGACGATCCGCGCCAACGCTCCTTTGCGGAGCGCTGCCTGCAGGCGGGCAAGGAGGTCTATGAACTGGGCCGCGCCAAGGAGGGTGTTCAGCAAGGCAATTCCTACGGCGCGCCGTATCGCTACGAGGAGACAACCTGGGCCGACGACATGGAATGGGGCGCGGCGGAGCTGTTCCGCGCCACGCGCCAGCGCCGCTACCTCGACGAGGCGAAACGCTACGCCAGGCTGGCGGCGTCAGAGTCCTGGATGGGCAAGGAGCAGACCGGCCATTACCAGTACTTCCCCTTCATGAACGTCGGCCATTTCCGGCTGTATGAGGTGGCAGACCGCGCGTCCAAGAAGCAGCTTGCCGGCTATTACCGCGAAGGCATCGAACTGTGCGTGCGCGCCGGCGAGAGAAATCCCTACCGCATCGGCGTTCCGTTTATCTGGTGTTCGGCCAACCTCACCGTCGCCCTGGCGACCCAATGCCTGCTCTACGAGTGTATGACCGGTGACCACGCCTATCGCAGCTTCGCCGCGCGCCAGCGCGACTGGCTCCTGGGACGGAATCCCTGGGGCTACACGATGTTCACCGGGATCGGCAGCGTCTATCCGCGGGACCCGCACCTCATGACGATGC encodes:
- a CDS encoding glycoside hydrolase family 9 protein, which gives rise to MTPLRTLYPLLLIFVAGSACLRADEIYLRASQIGYRPGDTKIAIAFGKPALPASFTVIAADTGKVVFEGKGQPVAGVKWGQFENHIELDFSNLKTPGHYVLRVGEAQSLPFSIGDGAYSALPDQLLEFMRQQRCGYNPWLDAVCHPFDGRTAYGPLTNATHLDARGGWHDAADLLKYLLTSGNATAQMLLAYQLARPSTDLVNALGQPYPNGIPDLLDEARWGLEWMLKLHPAPDQLYHQVADDRDHTGRRLPHNEIADYGWGKGGPRVVYFADGQPQGLREYKSVSTGVANLAGRYAAAMALAHQIWKDDPRQRSFAERCLQAGKEVYELGRAKEGVQQGNSYGAPYRYEETTWADDMEWGAAELFRATRQRRYLDEAKRYARLAASESWMGKEQTGHYQYFPFMNVGHFRLYEVADRASKKQLAGYYREGIELCVRAGERNPYRIGVPFIWCSANLTVALATQCLLYECMTGDHAYRSFAARQRDWLLGRNPWGYTMFTGIGSVYPRDPHLMTMQLTKRPIRGGLVDGPVYERIFKSLKGVAITEPDPLAAFQGPAVYHDDVQDYSSNEPIMDGTASAILLWALCSDPR